The following are encoded together in the Scomber japonicus isolate fScoJap1 chromosome 20, fScoJap1.pri, whole genome shotgun sequence genome:
- the jakmip3 gene encoding janus kinase and microtubule-interacting protein 3 isoform X2: MSKRAAGGRGKGERLDAMATLQAANEELRAKLTDIQIELQQEKNKVSRLEREKSQELRAEHHRATVAVTELKTKLHEEKQKELAITRETLLRQHEMELMRVIKIKDGEIQRLNGLVLTLRDGSADKVRSALMADVEETKRSWEAERCRLQQEVHELRGAKRAADEMLASAQQASQARAAELRSAHHQHQEELNRTKRDCEREIRRLMDEIKLKDRAVSVLDKALGLQAGHAHRLQLQTQAAEQQIAALRDAQRAGLNPGHAPNSTPNTAPHIVSSEQTGSSAQTQEDRDTRRFQLKIAELSSVVRKLEDRNALLSEERNELLKRLREAESQFLPLLDKNKRLSRKNEELALALRRLDNKLRFVTQENMEMVTMRRPSSLNDLDRSHSSSYHGYSQEDREMEFLRLQVLEQQHIIDDLSKALETAGYVKNVIERDMLLRYRRQESVRRKRTFRACRVIETFYGYDEEASVDSDGSSLSFHTDRTPDTEPDEVCVREEAEIRYRQLTQEYQALQRAYALLAETSGGNYDAEKEIKTREQLLTEISQYQSRVEDLESALKEQGLDVKWVEEKHLLYQRNQQLVEKVKQMEGEELRLQNDIQDVRDQNELLEFRILELEERERRSPGINFQQLHFPEGLSPLQIYCEAEGVTDIVISELMKKLDILGDNAVSNLSNEEQVVVIHARTVLTLSEKWLESIEVTKSALQQKMLDIASEKDLFSKQKGYLDEELDYRKQSMDQAHKRILELEAMLFEALQQEEDSRMAGLKMEEARLTETLTEEEREGLRRAMDQWKRSVMCELRERDSQILRERMELLQLTQQRNKDLEEFIEAQKRQIKELEEKFLFLFLFFSLAFILWS; this comes from the exons ATGTCAAAGCGAGCGGCAGGGGGGCGGGGGAAGGGGGAGCGACTTGACGCCATGGCAACCCTTCAGGCAGCAAACGAAGAGCTGAGAGCCAAACTGACCGACATCCAGATAGAACTACAACAGGAGAAGAACAAG gTGAGTcgtctggagagagagaagagtcagGAACTGAGAGCCGAACATCACCGGGCAACGGTTGCCGTGACGGAGCTAAAGACCAAACTTCACGAGGAGAAGCAGAAGGAGCTCGCTATTACCAGGGAGACGTTACTACGGCAACATGAAATGGAGCTAATGAGGGTCATCAAAATCAAAGACGGAGAGATTCAGCGTCTGAACGGACTGGTGCTAACGCTGCGGGATGGATCCGCCGACAAG GTCCGGAGCGCTCTGATGGCCGACGTGGAGGAGACGAAGAGGAGCTGGGAGGCGGAGCGATGTCGCCTCCAGCAGGAAGTCCACGAGCTGCGAGGAGCGAAGAGGGCGGCGGACGAGATGCTGGCATCGGCTCAGCAGGCCTCCCAGGCCAGAGCAGCCGAGCTCCGATCAGCTCATCACCAGCACCAAGAGGAGCTCAACAGAACCAAGAGAGACTGTGAGAGGGAGATCCGCCGACtg ATGGATGAGATAAAGCTGAAGGACAGAGCGGTCAGTGTGTTGGATAAAGCGTTGGGGCTTCAGGCCGGCCACGCTCACCGCCTGCAGCTGCAGACTCAGGCTGCCGAGCAGCAAATCGCAGCCCTGAGAGACGCACAGAGGGCGGGGCTAAACCCTGGCCACGCCCCTAACTCCACCCCTAACACTGCTCCTCATATTGTAAGCTCC gagcaaacaggaagtagtgcaCAG actcaGGAGGATCGGGACACTCGGAGGTTTCAGTTGAAGATCGCTGAGCTCAGCTCCGTCGTCAGGAAGCTGGAGGATAGAAACGCTCTGCTGTCTGAAGAACGCAACGAACTG CTGAAGAGGCTGAGGGAGGCAGAGAGTCAGTTTCTTCCTCTCCTGGATAAGAACAAGCGTCTGAGCAGGAAGAATGAAGAGCTGGCCCTCGCTCTGCGTCGCCTCGACAACAAGCTCCGCTTCGTCACCCAGGAGAACATGGAGATGGTAACTATG AGGAGACCCAGCTCGCTGAATGACCTGGACCGCAGCCACTCCagcagttaccatggttacagccAAGAGGACCGAGAGATGGAGTTCCTACGACTTCAAGTTCTGGAGCAGCAGCACATCATAGATGACCTGTCAAAG GCTCTGGAAACAGCTGGTTATGTAAAGAATGTAATA gagAGAGACATGTTACTGAGGTACCGACGGCAGGAGTCTGTGAGGAGGAAACGCACCTTCAGAGCCTGCAGG gtCATAGAGACATTTTATGGCTACGATGAAGAAGCATCGGTGGACTCTGATGGATCGTCTTTGTCCTTTCACACCGACCGAACCCCCGACACTGAACCAGacgag GTGTGTGTCCGTGAGGAGGCGGAGATCCGTTACCGTCAGCTGACTCAGGAGTATCAGGCGCTGCAGCGAGCGTACGCGCTGCTGGCGGAGACGAGCGGAGGAAACTACGACGCTGAGAAGGAGATCAAG ACCAGAGAACAGCTGCTCACTGAAATCAGTCAATACCAGAGCAGAGTGGAAGATCTGGAATCAGCACTGAAAGAACAAGGACTg gatgTGAAGTGGGTGGAGGAGAAGCACCTGTTGTATCAGAGGAACCAGCAGTTGGTGGAGAAGGTGAA acagatggaaggtGAAGAGCTGCGGCTGCAGAACGACATCCAGGACGTCAGAGACCAGAACGAGCTGCTGGAGTTCAGGATCCTGGAGCTGGAG GAGAGGGAGCGACGCTCGCCCGGCATTAACTTCCAacaactacatttcccagaaggCCTCAGTCCTCTGCAGATCTACTGTGAGGCAGAGGGAGTCACT GACATCGTGATCAGTGAGCTGATGAAGAAGTTGGACATTCTGGGAGATAACGCCGTAAGT AATCTGTCCAATGAGGAGCAGGTGGTGGTGATTCACGCCCGGACGGTGCTCACGCTGTCTGAGAAG TGGTTGGAGTCCATTGAAGTGACGAAGTCCGCACTGCAGCAGAAGATGTTGGACATCGCGAGCGAGAAG GATCTGTTCAGTAAACAGAAAGGTTACCTGGATGAAGAGCTGGACTACAGGAAGCAGTCGATGGATCAGGCTCATAAG AGGATCCTGGAGCTGGAGGCCATGTTGTTTGAGGctctgcagcaggaggaggactcCAGGATGGCAGGATTAAAGATGGAGGAGGCTCGTCTGACCGAAACACTGacggaggaagagagggaggggctTAGGAGAGCCATGGACCAATGGAAAAGAAGTGTAATGTgcgagctgagagagagagattcccAGATCCTCAGAGAGAGGatggagctgctgcagctcacACAGCAG AGGAACAAGGACCTGGAGGAATTTATAGAAGCACAGAAGCGTCAGATCAAAGAACTGGAGGAGAAG tttCTATTCCTGTTTCTATTCTTCTCTTTGGCCTTCATCCTCTGGTCCTAA
- the jakmip3 gene encoding janus kinase and microtubule-interacting protein 3 isoform X8 yields MSKRAAGGRGKGERLDAMATLQAANEELRAKLTDIQIELQQEKNKVSRLEREKSQELRAEHHRATVAVTELKTKLHEEKQKELAITRETLLRQHEMELMRVIKIKDGEIQRLNGLVLTLRDGSADKVRSALMADVEETKRSWEAERCRLQQEVHELRGAKRAADEMLASAQQASQARAAELRSAHHQHQEELNRTKRDCEREIRRLTQEDRDTRRFQLKIAELSSVVRKLEDRNALLSEERNELLKRLREAESQFLPLLDKNKRLSRKNEELALALRRLDNKLRFVTQENMEMVTMRRPSSLNDLDRSHSSSYHGYSQEDREMEFLRLQVLEQQHIIDDLSKALETAGYVKNVIERDMLLRYRRQESVRRKRTFRACRVIETFYGYDEEASVDSDGSSLSFHTDRTPDTEPDEVCVREEAEIRYRQLTQEYQALQRAYALLAETSGGNYDAEKEIKTREQLLTEISQYQSRVEDLESALKEQGLDVKWVEEKHLLYQRNQQLVEKVKQMEGEELRLQNDIQDVRDQNELLEFRILELEERERRSPGINFQQLHFPEGLSPLQIYCEAEGVTDIVISELMKKLDILGDNANLSNEEQVVVIHARTVLTLSEKWLESIEVTKSALQQKMLDIASEKDLFSKQKGYLDEELDYRKQSMDQAHKRILELEAMLFEALQQEEDSRMAGLKMEEARLTETLTEEEREGLRRAMDQWKRSVMCELRERDSQILRERMELLQLTQQRNKDLEEFIEAQKRQIKELEEKFLFLFLFFSLAFILWS; encoded by the exons ATGTCAAAGCGAGCGGCAGGGGGGCGGGGGAAGGGGGAGCGACTTGACGCCATGGCAACCCTTCAGGCAGCAAACGAAGAGCTGAGAGCCAAACTGACCGACATCCAGATAGAACTACAACAGGAGAAGAACAAG gTGAGTcgtctggagagagagaagagtcagGAACTGAGAGCCGAACATCACCGGGCAACGGTTGCCGTGACGGAGCTAAAGACCAAACTTCACGAGGAGAAGCAGAAGGAGCTCGCTATTACCAGGGAGACGTTACTACGGCAACATGAAATGGAGCTAATGAGGGTCATCAAAATCAAAGACGGAGAGATTCAGCGTCTGAACGGACTGGTGCTAACGCTGCGGGATGGATCCGCCGACAAG GTCCGGAGCGCTCTGATGGCCGACGTGGAGGAGACGAAGAGGAGCTGGGAGGCGGAGCGATGTCGCCTCCAGCAGGAAGTCCACGAGCTGCGAGGAGCGAAGAGGGCGGCGGACGAGATGCTGGCATCGGCTCAGCAGGCCTCCCAGGCCAGAGCAGCCGAGCTCCGATCAGCTCATCACCAGCACCAAGAGGAGCTCAACAGAACCAAGAGAGACTGTGAGAGGGAGATCCGCCGACtg actcaGGAGGATCGGGACACTCGGAGGTTTCAGTTGAAGATCGCTGAGCTCAGCTCCGTCGTCAGGAAGCTGGAGGATAGAAACGCTCTGCTGTCTGAAGAACGCAACGAACTG CTGAAGAGGCTGAGGGAGGCAGAGAGTCAGTTTCTTCCTCTCCTGGATAAGAACAAGCGTCTGAGCAGGAAGAATGAAGAGCTGGCCCTCGCTCTGCGTCGCCTCGACAACAAGCTCCGCTTCGTCACCCAGGAGAACATGGAGATGGTAACTATG AGGAGACCCAGCTCGCTGAATGACCTGGACCGCAGCCACTCCagcagttaccatggttacagccAAGAGGACCGAGAGATGGAGTTCCTACGACTTCAAGTTCTGGAGCAGCAGCACATCATAGATGACCTGTCAAAG GCTCTGGAAACAGCTGGTTATGTAAAGAATGTAATA gagAGAGACATGTTACTGAGGTACCGACGGCAGGAGTCTGTGAGGAGGAAACGCACCTTCAGAGCCTGCAGG gtCATAGAGACATTTTATGGCTACGATGAAGAAGCATCGGTGGACTCTGATGGATCGTCTTTGTCCTTTCACACCGACCGAACCCCCGACACTGAACCAGacgag GTGTGTGTCCGTGAGGAGGCGGAGATCCGTTACCGTCAGCTGACTCAGGAGTATCAGGCGCTGCAGCGAGCGTACGCGCTGCTGGCGGAGACGAGCGGAGGAAACTACGACGCTGAGAAGGAGATCAAG ACCAGAGAACAGCTGCTCACTGAAATCAGTCAATACCAGAGCAGAGTGGAAGATCTGGAATCAGCACTGAAAGAACAAGGACTg gatgTGAAGTGGGTGGAGGAGAAGCACCTGTTGTATCAGAGGAACCAGCAGTTGGTGGAGAAGGTGAA acagatggaaggtGAAGAGCTGCGGCTGCAGAACGACATCCAGGACGTCAGAGACCAGAACGAGCTGCTGGAGTTCAGGATCCTGGAGCTGGAG GAGAGGGAGCGACGCTCGCCCGGCATTAACTTCCAacaactacatttcccagaaggCCTCAGTCCTCTGCAGATCTACTGTGAGGCAGAGGGAGTCACT GACATCGTGATCAGTGAGCTGATGAAGAAGTTGGACATTCTGGGAGATAACGCC AATCTGTCCAATGAGGAGCAGGTGGTGGTGATTCACGCCCGGACGGTGCTCACGCTGTCTGAGAAG TGGTTGGAGTCCATTGAAGTGACGAAGTCCGCACTGCAGCAGAAGATGTTGGACATCGCGAGCGAGAAG GATCTGTTCAGTAAACAGAAAGGTTACCTGGATGAAGAGCTGGACTACAGGAAGCAGTCGATGGATCAGGCTCATAAG AGGATCCTGGAGCTGGAGGCCATGTTGTTTGAGGctctgcagcaggaggaggactcCAGGATGGCAGGATTAAAGATGGAGGAGGCTCGTCTGACCGAAACACTGacggaggaagagagggaggggctTAGGAGAGCCATGGACCAATGGAAAAGAAGTGTAATGTgcgagctgagagagagagattcccAGATCCTCAGAGAGAGGatggagctgctgcagctcacACAGCAG AGGAACAAGGACCTGGAGGAATTTATAGAAGCACAGAAGCGTCAGATCAAAGAACTGGAGGAGAAG tttCTATTCCTGTTTCTATTCTTCTCTTTGGCCTTCATCCTCTGGTCCTAA
- the jakmip3 gene encoding janus kinase and microtubule-interacting protein 3 isoform X1 yields the protein MSKRAAGGRGKGERLDAMATLQAANEELRAKLTDIQIELQQEKNKVSRLEREKSQELRAEHHRATVAVTELKTKLHEEKQKELAITRETLLRQHEMELMRVIKIKDGEIQRLNGLVLTLRDGSADKVRSALMADVEETKRSWEAERCRLQQEVHELRGAKRAADEMLASAQQASQARAAELRSAHHQHQEELNRTKRDCEREIRRLMDEIKLKDRAVSVLDKALGLQAGHAHRLQLQTQAAEQQIAALRDAQRAGLNPGHAPNSTPNTAPHIVSSASSCLYKLHDRDTRRFQLKIAELSSVVRKLEDRNALLSEERNELLKRLREAESQFLPLLDKNKRLSRKNEELALALRRLDNKLRFVTQENMEMVTMRRPSSLNDLDRSHSSSYHGYSQEDREMEFLRLQVLEQQHIIDDLSKALETAGYVKNVIERDMLLRYRRQESVRRKRTFRACRVIETFYGYDEEASVDSDGSSLSFHTDRTPDTEPDEVCVREEAEIRYRQLTQEYQALQRAYALLAETSGGNYDAEKEIKTREQLLTEISQYQSRVEDLESALKEQGLDVKWVEEKHLLYQRNQQLVEKVKQMEGEELRLQNDIQDVRDQNELLEFRILELEERERRSPGINFQQLHFPEGLSPLQIYCEAEGVTDIVISELMKKLDILGDNAVSNLSNEEQVVVIHARTVLTLSEKWLESIEVTKSALQQKMLDIASEKDLFSKQKGYLDEELDYRKQSMDQAHKRILELEAMLFEALQQEEDSRMAGLKMEEARLTETLTEEEREGLRRAMDQWKRSVMCELRERDSQILRERMELLQLTQQRNKDLEEFIEAQKRQIKELEEKFLFLFLFFSLAFILWS from the exons ATGTCAAAGCGAGCGGCAGGGGGGCGGGGGAAGGGGGAGCGACTTGACGCCATGGCAACCCTTCAGGCAGCAAACGAAGAGCTGAGAGCCAAACTGACCGACATCCAGATAGAACTACAACAGGAGAAGAACAAG gTGAGTcgtctggagagagagaagagtcagGAACTGAGAGCCGAACATCACCGGGCAACGGTTGCCGTGACGGAGCTAAAGACCAAACTTCACGAGGAGAAGCAGAAGGAGCTCGCTATTACCAGGGAGACGTTACTACGGCAACATGAAATGGAGCTAATGAGGGTCATCAAAATCAAAGACGGAGAGATTCAGCGTCTGAACGGACTGGTGCTAACGCTGCGGGATGGATCCGCCGACAAG GTCCGGAGCGCTCTGATGGCCGACGTGGAGGAGACGAAGAGGAGCTGGGAGGCGGAGCGATGTCGCCTCCAGCAGGAAGTCCACGAGCTGCGAGGAGCGAAGAGGGCGGCGGACGAGATGCTGGCATCGGCTCAGCAGGCCTCCCAGGCCAGAGCAGCCGAGCTCCGATCAGCTCATCACCAGCACCAAGAGGAGCTCAACAGAACCAAGAGAGACTGTGAGAGGGAGATCCGCCGACtg ATGGATGAGATAAAGCTGAAGGACAGAGCGGTCAGTGTGTTGGATAAAGCGTTGGGGCTTCAGGCCGGCCACGCTCACCGCCTGCAGCTGCAGACTCAGGCTGCCGAGCAGCAAATCGCAGCCCTGAGAGACGCACAGAGGGCGGGGCTAAACCCTGGCCACGCCCCTAACTCCACCCCTAACACTGCTCCTCATATTGTAAGCTCCGCCTCTTCCTGCTTGTACAAACTGCAT GATCGGGACACTCGGAGGTTTCAGTTGAAGATCGCTGAGCTCAGCTCCGTCGTCAGGAAGCTGGAGGATAGAAACGCTCTGCTGTCTGAAGAACGCAACGAACTG CTGAAGAGGCTGAGGGAGGCAGAGAGTCAGTTTCTTCCTCTCCTGGATAAGAACAAGCGTCTGAGCAGGAAGAATGAAGAGCTGGCCCTCGCTCTGCGTCGCCTCGACAACAAGCTCCGCTTCGTCACCCAGGAGAACATGGAGATGGTAACTATG AGGAGACCCAGCTCGCTGAATGACCTGGACCGCAGCCACTCCagcagttaccatggttacagccAAGAGGACCGAGAGATGGAGTTCCTACGACTTCAAGTTCTGGAGCAGCAGCACATCATAGATGACCTGTCAAAG GCTCTGGAAACAGCTGGTTATGTAAAGAATGTAATA gagAGAGACATGTTACTGAGGTACCGACGGCAGGAGTCTGTGAGGAGGAAACGCACCTTCAGAGCCTGCAGG gtCATAGAGACATTTTATGGCTACGATGAAGAAGCATCGGTGGACTCTGATGGATCGTCTTTGTCCTTTCACACCGACCGAACCCCCGACACTGAACCAGacgag GTGTGTGTCCGTGAGGAGGCGGAGATCCGTTACCGTCAGCTGACTCAGGAGTATCAGGCGCTGCAGCGAGCGTACGCGCTGCTGGCGGAGACGAGCGGAGGAAACTACGACGCTGAGAAGGAGATCAAG ACCAGAGAACAGCTGCTCACTGAAATCAGTCAATACCAGAGCAGAGTGGAAGATCTGGAATCAGCACTGAAAGAACAAGGACTg gatgTGAAGTGGGTGGAGGAGAAGCACCTGTTGTATCAGAGGAACCAGCAGTTGGTGGAGAAGGTGAA acagatggaaggtGAAGAGCTGCGGCTGCAGAACGACATCCAGGACGTCAGAGACCAGAACGAGCTGCTGGAGTTCAGGATCCTGGAGCTGGAG GAGAGGGAGCGACGCTCGCCCGGCATTAACTTCCAacaactacatttcccagaaggCCTCAGTCCTCTGCAGATCTACTGTGAGGCAGAGGGAGTCACT GACATCGTGATCAGTGAGCTGATGAAGAAGTTGGACATTCTGGGAGATAACGCCGTAAGT AATCTGTCCAATGAGGAGCAGGTGGTGGTGATTCACGCCCGGACGGTGCTCACGCTGTCTGAGAAG TGGTTGGAGTCCATTGAAGTGACGAAGTCCGCACTGCAGCAGAAGATGTTGGACATCGCGAGCGAGAAG GATCTGTTCAGTAAACAGAAAGGTTACCTGGATGAAGAGCTGGACTACAGGAAGCAGTCGATGGATCAGGCTCATAAG AGGATCCTGGAGCTGGAGGCCATGTTGTTTGAGGctctgcagcaggaggaggactcCAGGATGGCAGGATTAAAGATGGAGGAGGCTCGTCTGACCGAAACACTGacggaggaagagagggaggggctTAGGAGAGCCATGGACCAATGGAAAAGAAGTGTAATGTgcgagctgagagagagagattcccAGATCCTCAGAGAGAGGatggagctgctgcagctcacACAGCAG AGGAACAAGGACCTGGAGGAATTTATAGAAGCACAGAAGCGTCAGATCAAAGAACTGGAGGAGAAG tttCTATTCCTGTTTCTATTCTTCTCTTTGGCCTTCATCCTCTGGTCCTAA
- the jakmip3 gene encoding janus kinase and microtubule-interacting protein 3 isoform X6: MSKRAAGGRGKGERLDAMATLQAANEELRAKLTDIQIELQQEKNKVSRLEREKSQELRAEHHRATVAVTELKTKLHEEKQKELAITRETLLRQHEMELMRVIKIKDGEIQRLNGLVLTLRDGSADKVRSALMADVEETKRSWEAERCRLQQEVHELRGAKRAADEMLASAQQASQARAAELRSAHHQHQEELNRTKRDCEREIRRLMDEIKLKDRAVSVLDKALGLQAGHAHRLQLQTQAAEQQIAALRDAQRAGLNPGHAPNSTPNTAPHIVSSASSCLYKLHDRDTRRFQLKIAELSSVVRKLEDRNALLSEERNELLKRLREAESQFLPLLDKNKRLSRKNEELALALRRLDNKLRFVTQENMEMVTMRRPSSLNDLDRSHSSSYHGYSQEDREMEFLRLQVLEQQHIIDDLSKALETAGYVKNVIERDMLLRYRRQESVRRKRTFRACRVIETFYGYDEEASVDSDGSSLSFHTDRTPDTEPDEVCVREEAEIRYRQLTQEYQALQRAYALLAETSGGNYDAEKEIKTREQLLTEISQYQSRVEDLESALKEQGLDVKWVEEKHLLYQRNQQLVEKVKQMEGEELRLQNDIQDVRDQNELLEFRILELEERERRSPGINFQQLHFPEGLSPLQIYCEAEGVTDIVISELMKKLDILGDNAVSNLSNEEQVVVIHARTVLTLSEKWLESIEVTKSALQQKMLDIASEKDLFSKQKGYLDEELDYRKQSMDQAHKMEEARLTETLTEEEREGLRRAMDQWKRSVMCELRERDSQILRERMELLQLTQQRNKDLEEFIEAQKRQIKELEEKFLFLFLFFSLAFILWS, translated from the exons ATGTCAAAGCGAGCGGCAGGGGGGCGGGGGAAGGGGGAGCGACTTGACGCCATGGCAACCCTTCAGGCAGCAAACGAAGAGCTGAGAGCCAAACTGACCGACATCCAGATAGAACTACAACAGGAGAAGAACAAG gTGAGTcgtctggagagagagaagagtcagGAACTGAGAGCCGAACATCACCGGGCAACGGTTGCCGTGACGGAGCTAAAGACCAAACTTCACGAGGAGAAGCAGAAGGAGCTCGCTATTACCAGGGAGACGTTACTACGGCAACATGAAATGGAGCTAATGAGGGTCATCAAAATCAAAGACGGAGAGATTCAGCGTCTGAACGGACTGGTGCTAACGCTGCGGGATGGATCCGCCGACAAG GTCCGGAGCGCTCTGATGGCCGACGTGGAGGAGACGAAGAGGAGCTGGGAGGCGGAGCGATGTCGCCTCCAGCAGGAAGTCCACGAGCTGCGAGGAGCGAAGAGGGCGGCGGACGAGATGCTGGCATCGGCTCAGCAGGCCTCCCAGGCCAGAGCAGCCGAGCTCCGATCAGCTCATCACCAGCACCAAGAGGAGCTCAACAGAACCAAGAGAGACTGTGAGAGGGAGATCCGCCGACtg ATGGATGAGATAAAGCTGAAGGACAGAGCGGTCAGTGTGTTGGATAAAGCGTTGGGGCTTCAGGCCGGCCACGCTCACCGCCTGCAGCTGCAGACTCAGGCTGCCGAGCAGCAAATCGCAGCCCTGAGAGACGCACAGAGGGCGGGGCTAAACCCTGGCCACGCCCCTAACTCCACCCCTAACACTGCTCCTCATATTGTAAGCTCCGCCTCTTCCTGCTTGTACAAACTGCAT GATCGGGACACTCGGAGGTTTCAGTTGAAGATCGCTGAGCTCAGCTCCGTCGTCAGGAAGCTGGAGGATAGAAACGCTCTGCTGTCTGAAGAACGCAACGAACTG CTGAAGAGGCTGAGGGAGGCAGAGAGTCAGTTTCTTCCTCTCCTGGATAAGAACAAGCGTCTGAGCAGGAAGAATGAAGAGCTGGCCCTCGCTCTGCGTCGCCTCGACAACAAGCTCCGCTTCGTCACCCAGGAGAACATGGAGATGGTAACTATG AGGAGACCCAGCTCGCTGAATGACCTGGACCGCAGCCACTCCagcagttaccatggttacagccAAGAGGACCGAGAGATGGAGTTCCTACGACTTCAAGTTCTGGAGCAGCAGCACATCATAGATGACCTGTCAAAG GCTCTGGAAACAGCTGGTTATGTAAAGAATGTAATA gagAGAGACATGTTACTGAGGTACCGACGGCAGGAGTCTGTGAGGAGGAAACGCACCTTCAGAGCCTGCAGG gtCATAGAGACATTTTATGGCTACGATGAAGAAGCATCGGTGGACTCTGATGGATCGTCTTTGTCCTTTCACACCGACCGAACCCCCGACACTGAACCAGacgag GTGTGTGTCCGTGAGGAGGCGGAGATCCGTTACCGTCAGCTGACTCAGGAGTATCAGGCGCTGCAGCGAGCGTACGCGCTGCTGGCGGAGACGAGCGGAGGAAACTACGACGCTGAGAAGGAGATCAAG ACCAGAGAACAGCTGCTCACTGAAATCAGTCAATACCAGAGCAGAGTGGAAGATCTGGAATCAGCACTGAAAGAACAAGGACTg gatgTGAAGTGGGTGGAGGAGAAGCACCTGTTGTATCAGAGGAACCAGCAGTTGGTGGAGAAGGTGAA acagatggaaggtGAAGAGCTGCGGCTGCAGAACGACATCCAGGACGTCAGAGACCAGAACGAGCTGCTGGAGTTCAGGATCCTGGAGCTGGAG GAGAGGGAGCGACGCTCGCCCGGCATTAACTTCCAacaactacatttcccagaaggCCTCAGTCCTCTGCAGATCTACTGTGAGGCAGAGGGAGTCACT GACATCGTGATCAGTGAGCTGATGAAGAAGTTGGACATTCTGGGAGATAACGCCGTAAGT AATCTGTCCAATGAGGAGCAGGTGGTGGTGATTCACGCCCGGACGGTGCTCACGCTGTCTGAGAAG TGGTTGGAGTCCATTGAAGTGACGAAGTCCGCACTGCAGCAGAAGATGTTGGACATCGCGAGCGAGAAG GATCTGTTCAGTAAACAGAAAGGTTACCTGGATGAAGAGCTGGACTACAGGAAGCAGTCGATGGATCAGGCTCATAAG ATGGAGGAGGCTCGTCTGACCGAAACACTGacggaggaagagagggaggggctTAGGAGAGCCATGGACCAATGGAAAAGAAGTGTAATGTgcgagctgagagagagagattcccAGATCCTCAGAGAGAGGatggagctgctgcagctcacACAGCAG AGGAACAAGGACCTGGAGGAATTTATAGAAGCACAGAAGCGTCAGATCAAAGAACTGGAGGAGAAG tttCTATTCCTGTTTCTATTCTTCTCTTTGGCCTTCATCCTCTGGTCCTAA